One window of Pocillopora verrucosa isolate sample1 chromosome 9, ASM3666991v2, whole genome shotgun sequence genomic DNA carries:
- the LOC131793830 gene encoding high affinity cationic amino acid transporter 1-like has product MSFIRFLRLLTRRKVIDNDLSNSQLRRCLDVFDLTSIGVGATVGAGLYVVTGQIARDVAGPAIVLSFFIAAVAAFLSGICYAEFGCRVVKAGSAYVYTYSSLGEIWAFIIGWNMILEYVIGTASLGRASSEYIDSIAGGAIRKFFIENIGAFNVSGLGSYPDFLAFILVLLVSMIVASGAKHSAVFNKCVTTVNMLVILFVLAVGLFHVNPSNWAGRQQFLPYGVSGVLAGAASCFYCFVGFDVIATASEETINPKRAIPLSIMLCLVISFLAYFGVASVLTLMVSYDKLDKFAPLPEAFKATGIPAAKYVIAVGGLCALAGSLMSGIFAVPRIMYSMASDGLLFKFFARIYERTNVPLISITFAGVLSALLALLLDLKQLVEMLSIGTLLAYTLVSISVLVLRFQPGVEDVNYDEDTPSSVRSYKVICCQKMLPESKGAEYKPLESVAEDKNQENKASEEPSASTSHIANAAISLQVVGLAGFCALLIAGWGDLGDGEAWAVFTAVFLGILIIFGFVVMQLQPKNRARFPFKVPCIPWLPIASVVVNLFLLLKLSVWTWVRFSVWMILGFVIYFGYGIRNSAEGNPKQDTNDNDFILQGTPDVKQDVHQVQPSRETDDKEPLAASFSDPS; this is encoded by the exons ATGAGTTTTATACGGTTTCTTCGTCTTCTCACCCGAAGAAAAGTTATCGACAATGATCTATCTAATTCTCAGCTTCGCCGATGTCTTGATGTCTTCGATTTAACTTCAATTGGGGTCGGTGCGACGGTGGGAGCGGGTCTGTATGTAGTCACTGGACAGATCGCCAGAGATGTCGCCGGACCAGCCATCGTGTTGTCGTTCTTCATTGCCGCTGTTGCCGCTTTCCTTTCGGGGATTTGTTACGCGGAATTTGGATGCCGTGTCGTCAAGGCAGGGTCTGCCTATGTGTACACCTACTCTTCTTTAGGTGAGATATGGGCATTTATCATCGGCTGGAACATGATTCTAGAATATGTGATCGGTACAGCTTCGCTCGGCCGCGCCAGCAGCGAATACATCGACTCCATTGCCGGCGGAGCTATTCGAAAATTCTTTATCGAAAACATTGGGGCGTTTAATGTATCGGGCTTGGGATCGTACCCGGATTTTCTGGCTTTTATTCTTGTTCTCTTGGTGTCCATGATCGTTGCCAGCGGAGCCAAGCACTCGGCCGTATTCAACAAATGCGTGACCACAGTTAACATGCTGGTAATACTCTTCGTGCTGGCTGTCGGCTTGTTCCATGTCAACCCTTCCAATTGGGCCGGCAGACAACAGTTCCTTCCATACGGAGTGTCCGGAGTCCTGGCCGGTGCTGCGAGCTGTTTTTACTGCTTCGTCGGCTTTGATGTGATAGCAACAGCCAGTGAAGAGACCATTAATCCCAAGCGAGCCATCCCTCTCTCTATCATGTTGTGCCTTGTTATCAGCTTTCTTGCTTACTTTGGGGTTGCGTCCGTTCTGACACTGATGGTGTCCTATGACAAGCTCGACAAATTCGCTCCCTTACCAGAGGCTTTCAAAGCAACTGGTATCCCCGCAGCCAAGTATGTTATTGCCGTCGGAGGGCTGTGTGCGTTAGCAGGTTCGCTGATGAGCGGCATCTTCGCCGTCCCAAGGATCATGTACTCCATGGCAAGCGATGGTCTCCTTTTCAAGTTCTTTGCCAGGATCTACGAGCGAACTAATGTTCCTCTGATCTCTATCACCTTCGCAGGGGTACTTTCAGCCCTACTGGCCCTACTGCTAGACCTAAAACAACTAGTTGAGATGTTGTCAATTGGTACCTTACTCGCCTACACCTTGGTCTCTATCTCTGTCCTTGTGTTGAGGTTCCAGCCTGGCGTCGAAGATGTCAATTATGACGAAGATACCCCGAGTTCTGTGCGAAGCTACAAAGTCATCTGTTGCCAAAAGATGCTGCCGGAATCGAAAGGTGCCGAGTACAAGCCTTTGGAAAGCGTGGCGGAGGACAAGAACCAAGAAAATAAAGCTTCGGAAGAACCATCCGCATCAACAAGTCATATTGCCAACGCCGCTATCTCTCTTCAGGTCGTGGGTCTCGCTGGTTTCTGTGCGCTGCTGATAGCAGGATGGGGAGATTTAGGCGACGGCGAGGCATGGGCTGTATTCACAGCTGTTTTCCTTGGAATTCTCATAATATTTGGATTTGTAGTGATGCAGCTTCAACCTAAAAACAGAGCGAGATTCCCTTTCAAGGTTCCCTGTATACCGTGGCTTCCCATTGCCAGCGTTGTGGTAAATCTGTTCCTGCTACTCAAATTGTCCGTTTGGACATGGGTACGATTCAGTGTTTGGATGATTTTAG GATTTGTTATTTACTTTGGCTATGGAATAAGGAACAGCGCCGAAGGAAATCCGAAGCAAGACACAAACGACAACGATTTTATCCTTCAAGGAACACCAGATGTGAAACAAGATGTACACCAAGTTCAGCCCAGTCGCGAAACCGATGACAAAGAACCTTTAGCAGCAAGCTTCAGTGATCCTTCCTAG
- the LOC131793824 gene encoding cationic amino acid transporter 3 yields MNSCSKVCDNLTRIKPTEDWLSESRLKRCLTILDLTFLGVGCVLGAGLYVVTGELARDIAGPAVIISFFIAAVAAALSGICYAEFGCRIPKAGSAYMYSYATVGEFWAFVVGWNMILEYVIAAASLARACSEYINSFAQGYIFKFFMNDIATWNVSGLGSFPDLLAFTLVFVASFIVSLGAQKSSLVNKIVTFVNLAVILFIIVIGFYFADGENWKPKFAPYGFRGILAAGASCFFAFVGFDVIGSAGEEAINPKHSLPFSTILTLAISFLAYFGVATVLTLMIPYQKLSPFAPLAEVFVQRGLSSAKYVVAIGGLCATMSTLVANSFAGPRIAYSMASDGLLFNWFAHVNEKTKVPVRAVLVEGSLAAILALLLDVKQLVELLSIGTLISYTIVAVAVLVTRYTPGVQTVKYDDDRTKESTRKWLQSVCCRPGETEDKDGASHEVTYQRVESNDEESSNVTTEPDSTTSFHARVGAFLLTVSIMALNICLTQTQSYLSSGEVWAIILSCIFGLMIVSSLTLIIRQPRNSATFPFMVPGVPFIPALTIFVNTLLLVTLNHWTYIRFSIWMSLGLLVYFFYGYSHSLEAGRPSEKTESQFILTQTPDFGQELEEYVLPHNPQGIP; encoded by the exons ATGAACAGCTGCTCCAAAGTGTGTGACAACTTAACACGTATAAAGCCTACAGAAGACTGGCTATCGGAGAGCCGCCTTAAAAGATGCCTTACAATCTTAGATCTCACTTTTTTAGGTGTGGGCTGTGTGTTAGGTGCTGGCCTGTACGTGGTCACAGGGGAATTAGCTCGTGACATCGCTGGGCCTGctgttattatttcatttttcatcgcTGCTGTTGCTGCCGCTTTGTCTGGGATTTGTTACGCGGAGTTTGGATGCCGTATTCCCAAGGCCGGCTCCGCATACATGTACTCGTATGCGACTGTTGGAGAGTTTTGGGCGTTCGTTGTCGGTTGGAACATGATTCTAGAATATGTCATCGCTGCTGCAAGCCTGGCGCGCGCCTGCAGCGAGTATATCAACTCATTTGCTCAGGGTTATATATTCAAGTTCTTTATGAACGATATAGCCACATGGAATGTTTCTGGCCTCGGAAGCTTTCCTGACCTCTTGGCATTCACATTGGTCTTTGTGGCTTCTTTTATTGTCTCTTTGGGAGCACAAAAATCATCTCTTGTGAATAAAATCGTAACCTTCGTAAACTTAGCCGTCATCTTGTTCATTATCGTTATTGGATTTTACTTCGCCGATGGGGAGAACTGGAAACCAAAATTTGCCCCCTACGGGTTTCGAGGTATCTTAGCAGCTGGGGCAAGCTGCTTTTTCGCCTTCGTTGGATTTGACGTCATAGGATCGGCGGGAGAAGAAGCTATCAATCCCAAGCATTCGTTACCCTTCTCTACCATTCTTACTCTTGCGATAAGTTTCTTGGCGTATTTTGGAGTCGCAACGGTGCTTACATTAATGATACCTTATCAAAAACTGAGCCCCTTTGCTCCTCTGGCTGAGGTTTTTGTTCAACGTGGGTTGAGCAGCGCCAAATACGTCGTGGCAATAGGTGGGCTTTGTGCAACAATGAGCACCCTGGTGGCCAACTCATTCGCAGGCCCACGTATTGCATACTCCATGGCGTCTGACGGATTGTTATTCAACTGGTTTGCGCATGTGAACGAGAAGACAAAGGTTCCAGTTCGTGCGGTTTTGGTTGAAGGAAGTTTAGCTGCAATCCTTGCTTTGCTTCTTGACGTAAAGCAACTG GTGGAATTGTTGTCTATTGGTACCTTAATTTCGTACACCATAGTAGCTGTTGCTGTGTTGGTGACGCGTTACACTCCTGGAGTACAAACCGTCAAATATGACGACGACAGAACCAAAGAAAGCACCCGAAAATGGCTTCAGTCGGTCTGCTGCCGTCCTGGCGAGACTGAGGACAAAGATGGTGCTAGTCACGAGGTTACCTACCAACGAGTCGAAAGCAACGATGAGGAGTCGTCAAATGTAACAACAGAACCAGACAGTACGACAAGCTTCCATGCACGTGTTGGTGCATTCTTGTTGACTGTATCCATAATGGCCCTAAATATCTGCCTTACTCAGACACAGTCATATCTGAGCTCGGGGGAGGTCTGGGCAATCATTCTTTCCTGTATCTTCGGTTTAATGATCGTCTCATCTTTGACGTTGATCATCAGGCAGCCCAGAAATTCTGCCACATTCCCGTTCATGGTTCCAGGAGTCCCGTTCATTCCTGCCCTTACGATATTTGTCAATACTTTGCTTTTGGTGACGCTGAATCATTGGACGTATATCAGGTTTAGCATTTGGATGTCTCTAG GTTTATTGGTGTACTTTTTCTACGGTTACAGTCACAGTTTGGAAGCCGGTAGACCGTCTGAGAAAACAGAGTCTCAGTTCATTCTGACCCAGACTCCAGACTTTGGTCAAGAACTTGAAGAATATGTATTACCACATAATCCCCAGGGAATCCCGTAA